The sequence below is a genomic window from Desulfobulbus oligotrophicus.
GGTCACAATATATCGGTTCAAGAGGCTGATCACCTCCCACACCGCCTGCAACGCCTTATGAAACCGGAACCCGTCCATATGCTCTCTGTAGTCGATGATAGCGGCGGTAAACGCGCTCATCAGGGCCCGATCATCCGGGATAATGGTCCCAGCCTCCCGTTCCGGCACCTGACCGTCGGCATACTTATCGATCATGGTCAGGGAGCGGGAGAACAGGTTGCCCAGATCGTTGGCCAGATCCGCATTATGCCGGGCCAGGATAGCATCACTGGAAAACGAGGCATCAAGACCGAAACTCATCTCCCGAAGCACAAAGTAACGCAGGGTATCCACGCCAAAGGCATCGACCAGTTCCTTCGGACGCACCACGTTCCCCAGCGACTTGGACATCTTGGTGGCATCCACATTCCAGTATCCATGCACATGAAGACGCTGATAGGGATTGAGCCCCATGGCCCGGAGCATGGTCGGCCAGTAGATGCCGTGCGGTTTCAGGATATCCTTGGCAATGATGTGCTCCGCCACTGCCCAGTAGGTATTGAAGTCAGGTCCGTCCGGATAACCGATCCCGGTGAGATAGTTGATCAGGGCGTCAAACCAGACATAGGTGACAAAGTTACTGTCAAAGGGCAGTGGAATACCCCAGGTTAAGCGTGAAGTCGGCCGGGAAATACAGAGATCTTCAAGAGGATCGCTGAGAAAGGACAGCACCTCGTTCCGGTAGCGTTCCGGGGTGATGAAGTCGGGGTTGGCCTTGATATGGTCGATCAGCCAGTCCTGGTATCTGGACATCCGGAAAAAATAATTCTGCTCCGTAATGGGGCTGGGCTCGACCTGATGATCAGGGCATTTACCGTCCACCAGCTCTTTTTCAGTCAGAAACCGTTCACACCCCCGGCAGTAGAGACCGGAGTATTCGCTGAAATAAATATCCCCGGCATCGTACACCTGCTGCAGGATACTCTGCACAGTCTTGATATGATCAGGATCAGTGGTGCGGATAAAGTGATCAGGCGCAACCGCCAGCAACGGCCAGGTTGCCTGAAAGGCGGCTGCCACCCGGTCAACATAGGCTCGGGGAGCCTCGCCCGCCCTGCCCGCCGCCTCAGCGATTTTTTCACCATGCTCATCCGTGCCGGTCTGGAAACGGACATCATCCCCGCAGAGTCGGCGAAAACGGCTGTAGGTGTCTGCAACTATCGTGGTATAGGCATGCCCCAGGTGCGGCATGGCATTGACATAGTAGATCGGGGTTGTGACGTAGGTCGGCATACTGGCTCAACAGTTAGAATGAACAGTAGAGAAGACGGATCATGGTATCGGTCGGAGCAAAAAGAGCACAGCCCGCAGGTGCATTGCTCACTTTTCCTCGGCCTCTTCCTGATCCTTCCAGGCATCGGCTTTCATCTTTTTACCACGTTT
It includes:
- the metG gene encoding methionine--tRNA ligase, which translates into the protein MPTYVTTPIYYVNAMPHLGHAYTTIVADTYSRFRRLCGDDVRFQTGTDEHGEKIAEAAGRAGEAPRAYVDRVAAAFQATWPLLAVAPDHFIRTTDPDHIKTVQSILQQVYDAGDIYFSEYSGLYCRGCERFLTEKELVDGKCPDHQVEPSPITEQNYFFRMSRYQDWLIDHIKANPDFITPERYRNEVLSFLSDPLEDLCISRPTSRLTWGIPLPFDSNFVTYVWFDALINYLTGIGYPDGPDFNTYWAVAEHIIAKDILKPHGIYWPTMLRAMGLNPYQRLHVHGYWNVDATKMSKSLGNVVRPKELVDAFGVDTLRYFVLREMSFGLDASFSSDAILARHNADLANDLGNLFSRSLTMIDKYADGQVPEREAGTIIPDDRALMSAFTAAIIDYREHMDGFRFHKALQAVWEVISLLNRYIVTNAPWEMAKNPRQADRLRTVLYFLAESLWKIAVLLGPVMPETARKMTVALGMEQLFAAITIDNLQKWGEIPSGTVIDKGTPLFPRVEKNVEISAATPVRQPSAATVAVETTEGLISFDQFQSVDLRVAEIVAAEKVDKSKRLLKLTVRAPEERTIVAGIAEFYAPETLIGRRVIIVANLKPAKLMGIASQGMMLAAKEQQADGTEKLVIATVAAPVAAGSRVA